The sequence GGCAACCCGAACCAGCCGGAAATGACTGAAAACGGCCAAGAAAACGCCTCTGATTCCGGGGTCTGGCAGCGTTGCAATTGAGCGGGCGGCCGCTATAGTCCGCGCCGAATTCAAACGATTTGAGCCGGGTCCGGCATGGGCTAAAGGCCCAGCGCGACCGAATAACCAGCCAGGGGTCTGAAAAACGATGTTCATCACGTCCGCATTTGCGCAAGGGGCACCGGGACTGGGCGGCGACGGCGGCATGCTTATGTCGCTTCTGCCTTTCGTCCTGATTTTCGTGATCATGTATTTCCTCATTCTGCGTCCGCAGCAGAAGCGCGTGAAGGCGCATCAGGAGATGGTCAAGAACGTGCGCCGCGGCGACTCGGTCGTCACCAGCGGCGGCCTTGTCGGCAAGGTGACCAAGGTCTCCGACACCGACGACCACATCGAAATCGAAATCGCCGACGGCGTGCGCGTGCGTCAGATGCGCGGCATGATCAGCGAAGTGCGCGCCAAGGGTGAACCGGTGAAGGACGAAGCCGCCGCCAGCTGACGGCGCGGACGTCTTTACTCGGTCAAGCAAGCCAGGATCTCATGCTTTATTTTTCACGGTGGAAGGCGGCAGCGACCATCCTCACGGCGCTCGTCATCTGCCTGTGCGCGGTTCCCAATTTCATTCCGAGCGACATCGTCGCCGGTTGGCCGAAATGGGCGCAGCGTCATCTCGTGCTCGGTCTCGATTTGCAGGGCGGCTCGCACATCCTGCTCGAAGTCGACTCTAATGCCGTGCGCAAGGAAAAGCTTGAG comes from Undibacter mobilis and encodes:
- the yajC gene encoding preprotein translocase subunit YajC — translated: MFITSAFAQGAPGLGGDGGMLMSLLPFVLIFVIMYFLILRPQQKRVKAHQEMVKNVRRGDSVVTSGGLVGKVTKVSDTDDHIEIEIADGVRVRQMRGMISEVRAKGEPVKDEAAAS